The following proteins come from a genomic window of Gadus morhua chromosome 11, gadMor3.0, whole genome shotgun sequence:
- the LOC115553843 gene encoding uncharacterized protein LOC115553843 gives MSVMMKVEAGYVSVVETYRQQTQSPTGGRLGLKRLKNTSQQKSSINVTPLPIKAKGSKYNKKQFCLYCKKAISKLARHFESVHSEEPDVAMAFSFDKRSRKRSELLRSIKKRGNFDHNAEVASCGTGEMVACRRPSTAKQSDDFRHCKFCEGLYARNSLWRHVRNCPKKSVEEEPQVGRKWIQMHLPRPDSVKETVWKIACEMNQDDVSSVVRSVTVILCIGESLFNSRKPYERRNDYIRQQMREMARLLITARAITPLKSTEDLVMPCNFPHVIQAVRSVAGYDVESNSYKIPSLALKLGHSLAKVAGIVQCNAIIANRPAVAESAKQFATLHQKKWTESISAAALGTLQQAKWNKPQVLPFTEDVSVLHKFLAAERVKRMKDLEEEPNSKSFGNLAKVTLTQVVLFNRTREGEV, from the coding sequence atgtctgtaatgatgaaagttgaagcgggttatgtctcCGTAGTGGAAACATATCGTCAACAAAcccaatcgcccaccggtgggcgattgggtcttaagaggttaaAGAACACATCACAGCAGAAAAGCTCCATAAATGTCACACCATTGccaataaaagcaaaaggaagCAAGTACAACAAGAAGCAATTTTGTCTTTATTGTAAAAAGGCCATTTCTAAATTGGCAAGACATTTTGAATCCGTCCACAGTGAAGAGCCTGATGTTGCAATGGCTTTCAGTTTTGATAAAAGATCCCGCAAAAGAAGCGAGTTGTTACGCTCTATTAAGAAGAGAGGAAACTTTGACCATAATGCTGAAGTGGCAAGCTGTGGCACTGGAGAGATGGTTGCTTGTAGAAGACCCAGTACTGCAAAACAATCTGATGACTTCCGTCACTGCAAATTTTGCGAAGGACTGTATGCAAGAAACTCTTTATGGAGACATGTGAGAAACTGCCCGAAAAAGTCTGTTGAGGAAGAGCCTCAAGTTGGCCGAAAATGGATTCAAATGCACTTACCAAGACCTGACTCAGTTAAGGAAACTGTTTGGAAGATTGCTTGTGAAATGAACCAGGATGACGTTTCTTCGGTTGTAAGGAGTGTAACTGTAATCCTTTGTATCGGCGAGTCACTGTTCAATTCCAGGAAACCGTATGAAAGAAGGAATGACTACATACGCCAACAAATGAGAGAGATGGCAAGACTATTGATAACGGCAAGAGCTATAACACCTTTGAAGAGCACCGAAGACCTTGTTATGCCTTGTAACTTTCCACATGTGATACAGGCAGTTAGATCTGTTGCTGGTTATGATGTCGAAAGCAACTCGTATAAAATCCCATCATTGGCTTTGAAATTGGGACACAGTTTAGCCAAAGTTGCAGGCATTGTGCAATGCAATGCCATCATTGCAAATCGCCCTGCCGTTGCAGAGTCTGCAAAGCAATTTGCCACTCTACATCAGAAAAAGTGGACAGAGTCCATTTCTGCTGCCGCATTGGGAACACTTCAACAAGCCAAATGGAATAAACCACAGGTTTTACCCTTTACAGAGGATGTGTCGGTGCTGCACAAGTTTCTTGCTGCTGAGCGTGTTAAGCGCATGAAGGACCTTGAGGAAGAACCCAACAGCAAAAGCTTTGGAAATCTTGCTAAAGTGACTTTGACGCAGGTAGTACTATTTAACAGAACGCGGGAAGgtgaagtttaa